Genomic window (Pseudobacteroides sp.):
TGCAGCAGCATTAATTTTGGGGATTTCAACGTTTACATTATATTGAGGAACAGCTGGAGTACTTGTGGGTGTAGGCGTGGAAGTGTTTGTTGGTGTGTTTGTCGGTGTGTTAGTTGGTGTACTTGTCGGTGTGTTAGTTGGTGTAGGTGTGGAAGTGCTTGTTGGTGTGTTTACCGGACTTTGCCCGATACTCACATAGCCCTCACTAAATGTTGGTGTATAAGTATTCAATTTCCTATTGACAATTCCTGAAAATCGCCCAACTTTTAATTTGCCGATACCATATATTCCACTTTTTATTTCGTTCTTTATAATAAATTTAATTTGTGCAAAGATACCCTCTGATGTGATAGGCATTGATCCTTGTGTTTCATCATTATAAAGAAAATATATTTTTCCGTATTCTGACTTGTTGTACGAAAAATTGCCCAATGAAAACGGAATTATATCTCCCTGTTCTACCGACTTAAGCTCCAACCCGTCGGTATTAAACTCCAAAACAAAGTCACAATTATTTATACCATATGGCGGTATATTATTGAATTTAACAGGCACTGTAACTTCAGTTCCGGAAACGCCTTGAACCTTGCCGATTTCAACATCGATGTTATACTGATAATCAGAATACTGTGTTTGTGTTTGCTGTACCAACACATACCCGTTTGTAAACACAGGAGTTATGGCTTTAAGTTTGCCATTTTGGAGACAGCTGATACTGCCGGCCTTATGCAGCTTTATATCATATACACCTGATGATGCAGCCTTTTTTATTTCAAACTTAATATACGCAAGTACACCGTCTGAAGTTATCTGCATTGCACCTTGGCTTTGATCAACAAACATTATATTTATTTTCTCATCACGCTTAAAGC
Coding sequences:
- a CDS encoding cohesin domain-containing protein; this encodes MSKKGVLLLVLVVMVFGMFGIQTAYGENAGKVNSSPDSLQITIGRISGIAGTEVLVPITFYNVPKSGINNCNFSLQYDTNALEFKLAEAGAIVPLPIANFSCFKRDEKINIMFVDQSQGAMQITSDGVLAYIKFEIKKAASSGVYDIKLHKAGSISCLQNGKLKAITPVFTNGYVLVQQTQTQYSDYQYNIDVEIGKVQGVSGTEVTVPVKFNNIPPYGINNCDFVLEFNTDGLELKSVEQGDIIPFSLGNFSYNKSEYGKIYFLYNDETQGSMPITSEGIFAQIKFIIKNEIKSGIYGIGKLKVGRFSGIVNRKLNTYTPTFSEGYVSIGQSPVNTPTSTSTPTPTNTPTSTPTNTPTNTPTNTSTPTPTSTPAVPQYNVNVEIPKINAAAGKEVVVPIVFDNIPSIGINNCDFIVGYNSDVLELKRVIAGDIVPNPIWNFSFNKSAEGKINLLFINERKSKMPIANNGVFAFIVFKVKDNTPNGTYNIIKQHLGAFSGLQDSRLIPMNVNFIDGCIKIE